The Bacillus thermozeamaize region GCGATGCATTCACGATCAGCGTATGGGTTGCGCCGAGGGCTTTTGAATACGGGGATCAGGGCTATCTATCCGCCATTGTGAGCCAGGGAGACAAGGACCAGAAAGAGGGAATGGTGTTCGGACTGTACCGCCATGGAACCTGGTCTTTGCAGCTGGGCCTCGGCAACGAGCTGCTTTCCGATTGGGTGAGCATATGGGATGACGGCCATCCGGTATCCAAATACCAATGGTCGCATATCGCCGCCACCTTCGATGCCAAGGAAGGGAAAGCGGTTCTTTATCTCAACGGCGAGAAGATCAATGAGCAGGTGTTCACCGATTACATTGGAAAATCCGTCAATCCGAGCGACGATCCGCTGAGCATCGGGAAATATAACCACAACGTCAAAATTTCAGGCGTCTTCGACGTCAACATGTTCAACGGGCTAATGGACGATCTGCGCATCTACCGGAGAGCTCTGACGGATGAAGAGATCCGGCAGATTTATGATGAAGCGTTGCAAGCAAACGGCGGATCAATTCCGGAAATCGACTACGATCAGATCAAGATTGATCCCGCGATGTATGCCGATGACCGGTACCGCCCGCAATATCATGCCATCCCGCCGGGATATTGGATGAACGAGCCGCATGCCCCGTTCTATTACAACGGGAAGTACCATCTGTTCTACCAGCACAATCCGTTCGGCCCGTTCTGGCATCAGATCCATTGGGGCCACTGGGTAAGCGACGACTTGGTGAACTGGGAGCACGTGAAGGTGGCCATCTCCCCTGAAGCCGGGGATCTTATTCCCGACGGGGCATGGTCGGGCAGTGCAACGCTGGATCAGGACGGAAATCCGCTTCTGTTCGTGACTGCCGGCAACGACAGCGATTCCCCCAACCAGCGGGTGGCCATCTACCATCCCGCTGATCTCGAAGACCCTTACCTTACGGATTGGGAGCCCCTCTATCCTGAACCCGTCGTGGAGCAACAGCAGGGCCAGGGCGACTTCGGCGAATTCCGGGATCCCTTCGTCTGGAAGGACGAAGAGGAAGACCGCTGGTACATGCTCGTCGGCACCGGCACGAACAACAACAATGGCGGCACGGCGCTGATCTATTCCTCCGAAGACTTGAAAAATTGGGAATACAACGGCAACTTCTATGAAAGCGACGCGGGTAAATACCCGTTCCTCGGCGAGCATTGGGAACTTCCAGTTCTGCTGCCGGTTAAATCCAAGGACGGCACGGTGAAGAAAGACATTTTTCTGATTTCGCCGCAGGGAGATGGCGCGGACGTCGAGGTCTACTATTGGCTGGGCTGGTTCGACAAGGAGACGATGCGGTTCATTCCGGAACATGAGGAACCGCGCCTGATGGACTATGGTGGTGGCTTCTTCACCGGACCAAGCGGCTTTGTGGACCCGAAGACGGGCAGAACCATCCTGTTCACCATCGCCCAGGGGAAAGGAAGAAACTCGTGGGAAGATTATTATTCAGGCTGGGCGCATACGGCCGGATTTCCCGTCTCGCTGTATTTGGATGACGCGACTGGCGAGCTGCGTTTCGCGCCGATTGAGGAACTTGAACATATTCGGGAACAGACGCTGTTGGAACTGGAAGTCAGCACGGTGGATGAAGCCAACAGCCAGCTGAATGAAATCGGCGGCGACATGCTTGAGATCGATCTTGAGGTTGAAAACGTAAGCGCCACCCAGTTCGGTATTCAGGTAAGGAAGGACCCGGACGGCATGGAGTATACGTCCATCTATTATGATGCAAATGACCAGCAGCTGAAGCTGGACCGTCTGAACTCCAGCATCAACCAGACCGGACTGGGGGTAAGGGGAGCGCCGTTGCAATTGGCTGACGGCCGGATCTCCCTGACCATCCTGCTGGACCGGTCGCTTCTGGAAATCTACGCAAACGATGAGATCAGCCTCACTTCGCGAATTTTCCCCGGCCTGAAGACCTCAATGGGCCTCGAAATGTTCGCCGACGGCGAGATCGTCATTCGCAAGCTTAACGTCTATAAGATGAAATCCATCTATACGGAGACGACGGCTGAGCCGTATTACGGCAACACGGAATAAACGACAGATAAAGAGGGATATGGAGTGTCGGCAGATCGATATTCGCTTCAGAAGGCAGCAACATTCATCAATCAAAACAAAAAATATGTAAACACCTTCTACAAGCCGGTTTATCACGTGTCGGCCGAAATCGGCTGGATGAATGATCCGAACGGGTTCAGCTTCTTCAATCAGGAGTACCATCTGTTCTTTCAATATCACCCGTACAGTTCCAAATGGGGTCCGATTCACTGGGGGCATCTGAAGAGCAAGGACCTGGTAAAATGGGAAGTTCTGCCAATAGCCCTCGCGCCGGATCAACCGTACGACATCGACGGATGTTTCTCGGGAAGCGCCATCGAGGACGGCGGCCGGCATGTCCTGATGTACACGGGGCACACGAATCCCAAGCCCGATGATCCGTCTCTCATCAGGCAGACGGTCTGCATCGCCATCGGCGACGGGGTGACATACAAGAAACTGGACTCCAATCCGGTCATTTCTGCAGCCCACTTGCCCGAAGGTGCCTCGGTTCAGGATTTTCGGGATCCCAAGCTATGGAAGAAAGGCGGGCGCTATTACGCCGTCGTCGGCAACAGGGCTTCCGACGGTAGCGGACAAATCCTCGCCTTTCATTCCGACAATCTTGTCGATTGGCGTTACCTTGGCACGGTGCTTCGAAGCAACCATACGTTGGGGAAGATGTGGGAATGCCCCGATCTGTTCGAACTGGACGGAAAGGACGTCCTGCTTCTGTCCACGCAGTTCATGGAGCGGAACGGGGATTTTCACCAAAATATCCACTCCGCCGTATATCTAACTGGTTCGTTCGATTACGAGACCGGCCGGTTCGAACAGCGGACGGTTGACCAGATCGATTTCGGCTTCGATTTCTACGCGCCGCAGACGTTGATCGACGACAAAGGCCGCCGGATCTTGATCGCTTGGATGCAAATGTGGGACCGGCCGATCCCGACCGACGTGCACGGCCACGGATGGGCCGGGATGATGACGCTGCCGAGGGT contains the following coding sequences:
- a CDS encoding glycoside hydrolase yields the protein MLGALIVSAACQGQEQKENDDLAAYWTFDEGSGESLTDDVSGQAQHIHYVFNQENQPLLYKKASDPLWRAAGVLNGALLFDGYSTYIEDADFEMPRDAFTISVWVAPRAFEYGDQGYLSAIVSQGDKDQKEGMVFGLYRHGTWSLQLGLGNELLSDWVSIWDDGHPVSKYQWSHIAATFDAKEGKAVLYLNGEKINEQVFTDYIGKSVNPSDDPLSIGKYNHNVKISGVFDVNMFNGLMDDLRIYRRALTDEEIRQIYDEALQANGGSIPEIDYDQIKIDPAMYADDRYRPQYHAIPPGYWMNEPHAPFYYNGKYHLFYQHNPFGPFWHQIHWGHWVSDDLVNWEHVKVAISPEAGDLIPDGAWSGSATLDQDGNPLLFVTAGNDSDSPNQRVAIYHPADLEDPYLTDWEPLYPEPVVEQQQGQGDFGEFRDPFVWKDEEEDRWYMLVGTGTNNNNGGTALIYSSEDLKNWEYNGNFYESDAGKYPFLGEHWELPVLLPVKSKDGTVKKDIFLISPQGDGADVEVYYWLGWFDKETMRFIPEHEEPRLMDYGGGFFTGPSGFVDPKTGRTILFTIAQGKGRNSWEDYYSGWAHTAGFPVSLYLDDATGELRFAPIEELEHIREQTLLELEVSTVDEANSQLNEIGGDMLEIDLEVENVSATQFGIQVRKDPDGMEYTSIYYDANDQQLKLDRLNSSINQTGLGVRGAPLQLADGRISLTILLDRSLLEIYANDEISLTSRIFPGLKTSMGLEMFADGEIVIRKLNVYKMKSIYTETTAEPYYGNTE